The following proteins are encoded in a genomic region of Leifsonia psychrotolerans:
- a CDS encoding DUF2510 domain-containing protein produces MTAAPGWYAEAEGSTRQRWWDGTGWTEHVQDSTPNVFAVARPAVDGTTPVYGPLIWLIVLLPLITVPAILAWDIEAYLMASMSGELIFDGGYIALQAISWLLYAATVVCAVFDSRRLRALGYVRPFHWAWTFLSSAVYIIGRSVVVKKQAGRGLTPIWVMIAVFVVDIVVISTKIVGAMIAVVEMMPTY; encoded by the coding sequence ATGACTGCAGCACCGGGCTGGTACGCCGAAGCCGAGGGATCGACTCGCCAACGGTGGTGGGACGGCACCGGGTGGACCGAGCATGTTCAGGATTCGACACCGAACGTTTTTGCCGTGGCCCGACCGGCCGTCGATGGAACGACTCCCGTGTATGGACCCTTGATCTGGCTGATCGTGCTTCTTCCGCTCATCACTGTGCCGGCGATTCTGGCCTGGGACATCGAGGCCTACCTGATGGCGTCGATGTCGGGAGAGTTGATTTTCGATGGGGGCTACATCGCCCTTCAGGCGATCAGCTGGCTGTTGTACGCGGCGACCGTGGTGTGTGCCGTTTTCGACTCTCGGCGCCTGCGCGCTCTCGGGTATGTGCGACCGTTCCACTGGGCGTGGACGTTTCTGTCCAGTGCCGTCTACATCATCGGCCGTTCGGTGGTCGTGAAGAAGCAGGCGGGGCGTGGACTGACGCCGATTTGGGTGATGATCGCCGTCTTCGTTGTGGACATCGTGGTCATTTCGACGAAGATTGTCGGTGCAATGATCGCTGTGGTCGAAATGATGCCGACGTACTAG
- a CDS encoding TetR family transcriptional regulator, translating into MPASRQPTHPDHSTARTSSRDDRKEALIVAAVKTLKEVGLSGCTVRALVDQTPFSKSVVHYYFDSIDEIVESAYGRLTESYVANIRRAAAQADDPVDAFWTVVFEWLGPFVTHMSMLRLWLEYCQAGVDSAEKITRAEKITRAEKKGLRHSIEAIETLLADALQEIRPQEIRPQEIRTLASGASESALRYLMGSVIQIPAFADSLSVSTVERVSADLSLLTGVPAPSARWQPFNHDRFCAVCGDDSFSR; encoded by the coding sequence GTGCCCGCATCCCGTCAACCCACGCACCCCGACCATTCGACCGCACGCACGAGTTCGCGCGATGATCGAAAAGAGGCGCTCATCGTGGCGGCGGTGAAGACGCTGAAGGAAGTCGGCCTGAGCGGATGCACCGTGCGTGCGCTGGTGGATCAGACGCCATTCAGCAAAAGTGTCGTGCACTATTACTTCGACAGCATCGACGAGATTGTCGAGAGCGCCTACGGCCGCCTCACCGAGAGCTACGTCGCGAATATTCGACGGGCCGCGGCCCAGGCGGACGACCCGGTCGACGCATTCTGGACTGTGGTGTTCGAATGGCTCGGCCCGTTCGTCACACACATGAGCATGCTCCGACTGTGGCTGGAATACTGCCAAGCCGGCGTGGACAGTGCCGAGAAGATCACGCGTGCCGAGAAGATCACACGTGCCGAGAAAAAGGGCCTGCGCCACTCCATTGAGGCGATTGAGACGCTCCTCGCCGATGCGCTGCAGGAGATCCGCCCGCAGGAGATCCGCCCGCAGGAGATCCGTACGCTCGCTTCAGGCGCGAGCGAGAGCGCGCTGCGCTACCTCATGGGCTCGGTGATTCAGATTCCAGCGTTTGCCGACAGCTTGTCGGTCTCCACTGTCGAACGCGTGAGTGCTGATCTATCGCTGCTCACCGGCGTTCCCGCGCCTTCGGCCCGATGGCAGCCGTTCAACCACGACCGGTTCTGCGCGGTGTGCGGAGATGATTCCTTCTCCCGGTGA